The region AGGTTACTGCCCTCAAAGGCACTTCTGCGCAATTTAATCTCGTTATCTTTGGTATTTAGGAAGCGAAAAAACATTTTGTTCTCAAGGCAAGCACTAAGAAAAGAAAAACCATATTAGCATGAATATGATAGCGTTCTAAGCATCTGCAACGTTTGAATATCTCCAGCAAGCTCCACTTAAGTACACTTTTTTTCTTGCCACGTACACTTTTGTTTTGCCATCTTAATTAAGCTCGGTAGTTCATAACAACGCATTGTTGAATACCTTATCAAATTACATTGCTGAATTAAACgatgcacgttaaataacccacAGCCCCAATTACCAAAATTTAGGCAATTATCGCATATTCTTCTAGCTTTTCTCACCACATCAAGattgaagattttttttttatttatttcggcCATATTTTACAATATGCCCCCGAGGAGAGGCTAAAGGATACAGATAAATCATGCCTCCTGACAAGGCCTTCTCCCCGCGGATTACTGCCCACCTTTCTTCTCTTCGGGGTTCCCGCGGCTGCTAAGTGCTGAATGAGAACAATACATTCCTTCCTGGTTAGCCAAGTGGGGGTAAGGTGGTGACTATGACGACTTGACATCTTCGGTTGAATTCTTGGAAAACCTATGTGCTCGCGCTTCCTCTGGAATAGGGTGGGGTCGACAAAATAAGTTTTGTCGACTCTTTTCGAGCGGATAATTTTTCTCAAATCCGACAAAAGCTTCCAGTACAAGCAGCCCCCATGAACTGTCACCCTATATCGTAGAAAGATTTTgaagaaagcgcgccagcggttAGGAAGGGGCGAGGTGGCTCTTCAACGAGAACAATACCCTCTAATTCATGTTTTTGTATGGTGACAGGAGGCAGTTGGAAAAGGGATAAAGAGATAGCTATTTATCTTACCACCCTCGCCTCCTTCAGGCATTTGACTGAGGCTACTGAGGTATTGACGCTGCAAAGGCAGCGTCAATGCGCCTGCCAGGACTGACAGATCGGCGATTAGGTGAATTGTTAGCAGAAATGGTAAGGATGTCCATTATCTTCATCTCGCGACCGTAAAATCTCACTGCGCTTACAGCCCCCCAGTTTCCCCGAAAGCATCCACGTGGTCCAGAAGATGATGAcgtcgacgaaaaaaaaaaaaaaaaaagaaataaaaggtgGGGGACGGCGACGTGCAAAATCATTGGCAGGAGGAAGTCGTGTCGCACTGCGGTTGGAACCAAGCTCCTCACCTTTGACTTACCACAGTGATTCTCTTTCGATGGTTGATGTTCTGGAGAGTTATCGTAGACAACGGCCTAGTAGGGAATTAAGTCGTCTTAACATCACCTCGACTTTACAGTGGTTTGTTTGATCGGACAGGTAAGACAAGTCTGATTTCTccgtttatttatttgtttatttattttttttttttgctttctttgtcTGGCAATGTTCGCCTTTCAGCCACGATAGCGCGAGTCGCTACAATGCTTGGTTCATTTCAGCGTCACTTCGTGGCCACGTGTTTCTCGTTCTGCAGACGATACGGGCAGCAACCGCTGAAGTGAAAGCCTGCATACGCCGCAGTACGCCCAGGGTCCTTACGGAAGACACTCGTCTTTCGAGATGTTTGCAAGCTACAAGCTGGTCGTACCGGTGGTGATGCTGTATTTGGCGACATTAATTTGCCATGCCTCCTGTGGATCACGTGAGTCGAGACACTGAACACTTATTGaggacttcattttttttttttttttacatctctgTCGTTGCCGAACCAAATATCTACGAATAGGCCTGAACGCGTTCTTTATACAACGAGCTTATAATACATATATGGTCAGCTTAATAGGGGGCGTTCATTTGTTCAGCCTACCGGTGCATGATGCTCTGTGGGTAAAGCGCTGAAGCAGCGAAAAACGTCGGATGCGGCTCAAATTTTCGGAAATACTGCTTTTGTCCGAAGCATTTACGTAGTTTATCGGATTTCACGCATGCGAAACGAATATATATAGTtatgtataatttttttctttttgcattttctCCTACAGTTGGTCGTAGCGACCCCATTCTGCCACACGTGCGGGTTCGGAGGACGCTCTACGGAACTCCGGAAGAGAAGTTTTTCCAGCTCATGGCCTACTACCGGCTGAAAGTAGCTGTGAAGATGCAAAAAATCGAGTGTTACAAGAGGTCCTTCTGCCAAGTGGCGCGTGCCTTGGGTACGGGCTCCTCCAAAACATCCTTCGTCGGCAGATTCATGAGGTAACTACACGTTCTCTGTGTTTTTCTGTACTTACTACGCCACGTGGTAAATATGACGCTTTTCATAAACGTGGACAAATACAACGACCGGTCTGGAACACGCGCGCGCATGCGTACTCCAGTCCGGCCGTGAAATTATGTGCGTATACGTACACGCTTTTGCTGTGCCGATGTTGAAGGGCGCGTTATACGTCTCATCACGTTGTTTGTTATGCGGTAGGGCTGTGCTAAGGTTAGCGTTCGTGCTGCCAGGTTGGTTACCTGCCAGCTTTACTAGCGCTTGCAAAATCTGCCCATGCGCCTGGCACTGAGTAGCTCATGCGGGCCAGACGAGCGCCTTCTTTACAAGTCACGTGGTGAAGACACTGCGCTGTGGTCCATTGCCTTCCAGGAGAGAGAACACGGCTCGTTGGCAAAACGAGCGGCTAGCATTTATTAAGAAAACCTGTTCCTAGCAAACAAAACGCCTTCGTTTCTCGCGTATTTCTTCTTACGCTCGCCACGTGCACGGATCACCGGAAAAACGATGCGAGCTTTCCAATTGTGGAAACAGCGGCTATTGTCTGTGATTGGTGGGATAATGAAAGGGAAGAGAATTCAGCGGTCCGCGCCAGTGAAGGCTGACATTTGAACGGCCagcatagggggggggggggttcaataATAGGAAAGGAAGGAGGGACTGTTTGATATATTTGCAGTATTTATAGCAGCGACTATTAGCGCAATTTATTCCGGAAGTACAGGACACGTCATGAGTGCATGTTAGCTATAGTGGGCACAGTAGGCCATTAGGCACATACCATTGTCGATAAAGTTAGATTCCAGAAATTTTCAAGGCTGGCAAGCACTCCTGTTTACGGGCCAGTGTGGAGGCGTTTATAAAACGGACACATAACCTAACTTTGACACCTCTCCCAGGCGCGTACGCCGGTATCTGGCACAGATAGGTAGATCTTGGCGTCAATGGCGCGTCTATCCATGCGAGACGCGTTGGCAGaggagatagaaaaaaaaaaacgacctcgTTGTGCGAAGTGGTTCGGTTACAGAAGCTTTTTGTAAAGTAATAACACTCGCTTTTTACACAATCAAAAGCCAGCTGACGCCGAAGCCGTACCTGTCGTTGCCGCATAATACGTGCAGAGTTGTCGCGTCGCATCAAAGCATACGATGTGCAACCTGAGATAATTAATGCGCGAATTTAATTTACATAGACATCGCACTTGCTGGTGATAACCAAATACATACCCTCCGCGGTaattcagtggctatggcgttctgttgctgagcacgatgtcgcgggttcgattcgcgCCGGCTGCATTCTAAACGCTAAATTGCTCGTGTACCGTGCTCTGGGTGTTCATTTAAGGACGCCAAGTACGTGGTCGACGTTAATTCGGAGTCCTTCACTGCATGAAGCTTCCCTCGTAATTCACTGCGTAGTTTCGGGACAGTAAACACCACAATCTGATCTAGACTAACAAAACAACCGACTCTGCTTACATTAGCTCTAGCAACACGATGGACGAGACTCACAATTGTTACGACTTGCTTTCCgcaatagtagtagtagtagtagtagaaaactttatttgttgttttgtaatgaagtaccagagggtggagccctcagtccagggccccatgctgctgctatccggctggcccggtcaatcaggtatcgctggtcgtccaAGGCTGtactggaaagagcggcttcccattGGGATGCGGAGGCGTTAGGTATTCTAGGTAGGCAGGGTGGTTTGGAGCGTTCCCACCTAGAATGGTAAAGGTTTGGGTGTCCTGTAGTATGAATTTCTACAACGTGTGTTCATTGTGTGCCGTGGTGCGTGGCTGAACGCTGAGTCACGACCTCGCTCATCTGCGAGCGAGAAACCAATTAAAGTCGCGTCGCCGCGAAGAAAGGAtatcctgctgctgctgctgctgcatcacGAGGCCACGGGTTTGGCTcggggccacggcggccgcagtcCGGTGTGGGCGAAAGGCTCGTCGGTGCTGAGATTCAGGTGCTCGTCGGAATTAGTTCGAAGCCTTCCAATACGGCGTCCCTCTGCCCGTTTGTTGCCTTATGGCGTTCAACCACACGAATCAACCAATTAGTTGCTTGTTACCCAGAGAGCAACTAAGAGCGCTGCTTGacatattttttttgtaattttttcccCTTTCCAACATCGCAGTGGCGTAGCGGAGTTGCCCGATTCCCTCTTGGGAGCGCTTGGCAAAGGATGGATTGGCCAAGACTGCGCTCAGGCGTACAGGTCGTGCGACCGAGCCAGGGACTACGTCCGGCGCATTGTGGAAGCCGTGATCAACACTAGACCAAGCACGGAGTGACACCCGACACGAGCAGATCGTTGGAGACCTTTATTTACAAGTTGGACGAGATTTATCCCTCAAGAGGGAGTATTCTTCGGCTCCATCATTGCGGGTTTCAGCGGAACTTGACGACCTCCGTACGGACACCGGTGTTGTGAGAGCGTGCTCGCGATTGTTATCCACTAGGCAACGTCGAAGCATGTTAATAAATGACCATTTTGTATACTACCTCGCATTTTGTGAGTGAATACGTGGGAGCAAATAAGGGGAAAGAGAATGGAGCGCAGAATTTAACAAAGACGAGAAAAGACGAAACCCAACAACCCACCTTTCGAAGCTAGCTACGGGTGTGAGTGTGGGTGGGCTTTATGGCCTAG is a window of Dermacentor silvarum isolate Dsil-2018 chromosome 4, BIME_Dsil_1.4, whole genome shotgun sequence DNA encoding:
- the LOC119449895 gene encoding uncharacterized protein LOC119449895 yields the protein MFASYKLVVPVVMLYLATLICHASCGSLGRSDPILPHVRVRRTLYGTPEEKFFQLMAYYRLKVAVKMQKIECYKRSFCQVARALGTGSSKTSFVGRFMSGVAELPDSLLGALGKGWIGQDCAQAYRSCDRARDYVRRIVEAVINTRPSTE